A genomic window from Helicobacter suis HS1 includes:
- the lepA gene encoding translation elongation factor 4, with protein MQQHIRNFSIIAHIDHGKSTLADCLIQACKAISIREMTSQVLDTMDIEKERGITIKAQSVRLQYHFQGQDYILNLIDTPGHVDFSYEVSRSLAACEGALLVVDATQGVQAQTIANIYIALDNHLEILPVINKIDLPNAQVAEVKEDIENTIGLDCSEANCVSAKSGLGISALLETLITKIPPPNGNPNAPTKALIYDSWFDNYLGALALVRLKEGRLCANQEVLVMGNQKTYQVLSLYYPNPLHKIPTDTIECGEIGIISLGSKNLTDITVGDTITDAKNPTQNPIEGFKPAKPFVFAGLYPIESDQFEELRDALYKLQLNDSSLQFEPESSMALGFGFRVGFLGLLHMEVIKERLEREFNLNLIATAPTVVYEVHLHNGQILSVQNPSQLPPENTIACIKEPYVKASIIAPSEYLGNLLGLLNKKRGIQDKMEYLNQNRVLLTYSLPSNEIVMDFYDKLKSCTKGYASFDYEPIGYQEGQLVKLDVRVASEVVDALSIIVDKSKAYEKGKALVETMKTLIPRQLFEVAIQASIGNKIIARETVKSVGKNVTAKCYGGDITRKRKLLEKQKEGKKRMKAIGKVQLPQEAFLAILKVD; from the coding sequence ATGCAACAGCACATCCGCAATTTTTCTATCATCGCCCACATTGACCATGGCAAAAGTACCTTAGCTGATTGTTTGATTCAAGCCTGTAAAGCTATAAGCATACGGGAAATGACAAGCCAAGTATTAGACACTATGGATATTGAAAAAGAAAGAGGAATCACCATTAAAGCCCAATCCGTGCGCTTGCAATACCATTTTCAAGGGCAAGATTATATTTTAAATCTTATTGATACCCCCGGGCATGTAGATTTTAGCTATGAAGTTTCTCGTTCACTAGCTGCTTGTGAAGGGGCGCTTTTAGTAGTAGATGCCACGCAAGGCGTGCAGGCACAAACTATTGCTAATATTTACATCGCCCTAGATAACCACCTAGAAATTTTGCCCGTGATTAATAAAATTGACTTACCCAACGCCCAAGTTGCAGAAGTTAAAGAAGACATTGAAAACACCATTGGGTTAGATTGTAGCGAGGCTAATTGTGTGAGCGCAAAATCAGGTTTAGGGATTTCTGCCTTACTAGAAACACTTATTACTAAAATCCCCCCACCCAATGGTAACCCTAATGCCCCCACTAAAGCCCTTATTTATGATTCATGGTTTGATAACTATCTAGGGGCTTTGGCTTTAGTGCGTCTTAAAGAGGGTCGTTTGTGTGCTAACCAAGAGGTGTTAGTAATGGGCAATCAAAAGACTTACCAAGTGCTGTCTCTTTACTACCCTAATCCTTTGCATAAAATCCCTACAGATACCATTGAATGCGGCGAAATTGGCATTATCTCTTTGGGTTCTAAAAATTTAACAGATATTACCGTAGGCGATACGATCACCGATGCAAAAAATCCCACACAAAATCCCATAGAAGGATTTAAGCCGGCTAAACCCTTTGTCTTTGCCGGACTTTATCCCATAGAGAGCGATCAATTTGAGGAATTGCGCGATGCGCTGTATAAATTACAACTCAATGACTCTTCTTTACAATTTGAACCTGAAAGTAGCATGGCTTTGGGTTTTGGTTTTCGGGTAGGGTTTTTAGGACTCTTGCATATGGAAGTGATTAAAGAAAGATTAGAGCGCGAATTTAATCTTAATCTAATTGCCACCGCGCCTACTGTGGTCTATGAAGTGCATTTACATAATGGACAAATCTTATCCGTGCAAAACCCTAGCCAGCTACCCCCTGAAAACACCATTGCCTGCATTAAAGAACCCTATGTGAAGGCTAGTATCATCGCGCCTAGTGAGTATTTGGGTAATTTATTAGGTTTACTCAATAAAAAGAGAGGGATTCAAGATAAAATGGAGTATCTCAACCAAAACCGGGTACTTTTAACCTATTCTTTACCCAGTAATGAAATTGTGATGGATTTTTATGACAAACTTAAATCTTGCACTAAGGGCTATGCGAGTTTTGATTATGAGCCTATTGGCTATCAAGAAGGGCAATTAGTTAAGTTAGATGTACGCGTTGCCTCTGAAGTAGTAGATGCGCTCTCTATTATTGTAGATAAAAGTAAGGCTTATGAAAAGGGTAAGGCTCTAGTAGAAACCATGAAAACGCTAATCCCTAGACAACTTTTTGAAGTTGCTATTCAGGCTAGTATTGGCAATAAAATCATCGCACGAGAGACGGTTAAATCGGTGGGCAAGAATGTAACGGCTAAGTGCTATGGGGGCGATATTACTAGAAAGCGCAAACTCTTAGAAAAGCAAAAAGAGGGCAAGAAACGCATGAAAGCTATAGGCAAAGTCCAACTCCCCCAAGAGGCGTTTTTAGCAATTCTAAAAGTGGATTAA
- a CDS encoding M3 family oligoendopeptidase: MANKQTQPSKELEHQWDLSALFANQEALDQHVSEWDQKVKAFEEKHAGSFAQVEPEAFEKILEEYEVLSEGVSRAMSYVFLIFCVDSKRSDLYSKYQLLCADMGQHLLFVENEFCILESAKQEAIIKSSPKYAYYLRLLLRQKPHMLSLPEEKVLLATSGVGVEAFSNLFDQVITSLKMPFQNKMISEEEILSELHNPDRKLRKLAQKTLTKTLKKNRLVLTYVLNMVRKDSHIDTKLRHYEKPESFRHLSNQIPQESVDSMLEIVEENYPLVHRYYKSKAKLLGYKLKDYDRYAPIEQKEAPLSYQDALDLVLKAYQNFSPKFYEIVSRGIKEGWVDSHPRPGKRGGAFSDSTVPSAHSFVLLNFTGNRRSAFTIAHEFGHMIHQTLSKQVGYLNTNTPLTTSETASVFGEMLLFESLKKDLDKKELRGIYAGKLEDMFSTMFRQVVMTNFERRIHSSGGEFEELTAKDFDRIWQEENAKMFGKSVKLSKNYARWWSYIPHFIHSPFYCYSYSYGQLLVLALFGLYRKKKTTAEKQEFVDTYTTFLSKGGSVSPEELVGMFGFDITDKEFWKIGMGEVEKMLEEFEGLLDGCAAKV; the protein is encoded by the coding sequence ATGGCAAATAAACAAACACAACCCTCTAAAGAGCTCGAACACCAATGGGATTTGAGTGCCCTATTTGCAAATCAAGAGGCTTTAGATCAACATGTAAGTGAGTGGGATCAAAAAGTAAAGGCTTTTGAGGAAAAACATGCCGGTAGTTTTGCCCAAGTAGAACCGGAGGCTTTTGAAAAGATTTTGGAGGAGTATGAAGTCCTAAGCGAGGGGGTTTCTAGGGCGATGAGTTATGTCTTTTTGATTTTCTGTGTTGATTCAAAACGCAGTGATTTATATTCTAAATACCAGCTATTATGCGCGGACATGGGCCAACACCTGCTTTTTGTAGAGAATGAATTTTGTATTTTAGAAAGTGCTAAACAAGAGGCTATTATTAAATCTAGCCCTAAATACGCTTATTATTTGCGCCTTCTTTTACGCCAAAAACCCCATATGTTAAGCCTGCCGGAGGAAAAGGTGCTACTGGCCACTTCCGGTGTTGGGGTGGAGGCCTTTTCTAATCTCTTTGATCAAGTGATCACCTCGCTAAAAATGCCCTTTCAAAATAAAATGATTAGCGAGGAGGAAATCTTATCTGAACTGCATAATCCTGATCGCAAATTACGCAAGCTTGCCCAAAAAACCTTGACTAAGACTTTAAAGAAAAATAGGCTAGTTCTGACTTATGTTTTAAATATGGTGCGCAAGGATTCACATATTGATACCAAACTACGCCACTATGAAAAACCTGAGAGCTTTAGACATCTGTCTAATCAAATCCCCCAAGAAAGTGTAGATAGCATGCTAGAAATTGTGGAGGAGAATTATCCTTTGGTGCACCGCTACTATAAAAGCAAGGCCAAGCTTTTAGGTTATAAACTTAAAGACTACGATCGTTATGCCCCTATTGAGCAAAAAGAAGCCCCTCTTTCTTATCAAGATGCGCTAGATTTAGTTCTTAAGGCTTATCAAAACTTCTCACCTAAGTTTTATGAAATTGTGAGTCGTGGGATTAAAGAGGGTTGGGTGGATTCACATCCACGCCCGGGCAAACGCGGGGGGGCATTTAGTGATAGCACCGTACCTAGTGCGCATTCTTTTGTACTGCTCAACTTTACCGGTAATCGCCGTAGTGCCTTTACCATTGCCCATGAATTTGGGCACATGATCCATCAAACATTGAGTAAGCAAGTGGGCTATCTTAACACCAATACCCCCCTAACCACTTCTGAAACCGCCTCTGTTTTTGGAGAAATGCTTTTATTTGAAAGTTTAAAAAAGGATCTGGATAAAAAAGAATTGCGCGGGATTTATGCGGGCAAATTAGAAGACATGTTTTCTACCATGTTTAGGCAAGTGGTGATGACTAATTTTGAAAGACGCATCCACAGCAGTGGGGGTGAATTTGAAGAACTAACAGCTAAGGATTTTGATCGCATTTGGCAAGAGGAAAACGCTAAAATGTTTGGTAAAAGCGTTAAGCTAAGCAAGAATTACGCCCGCTGGTGGAGTTATATCCCCCACTTTATCCATTCGCCCTTTTATTGTTATTCTTATAGTTATGGACAATTACTAGTTTTAGCTTTGTTTGGTCTCTACCGCAAAAAGAAAACTACAGCAGAGAAACAAGAATTTGTAGATACTTATACGACATTTTTAAGCAAGGGTGGCAGTGTAAGCCCTGAGGAGTTGGTGGGCATGTTTGGGTTTGATATTACAGATAAGGAATTTTGGAAAATTGGCATGGGTGAGGTGGAAAAAATGCTTGAGGAATTTGAAGGGTTGCTTGATGGATGCGCTGCAAAGGTATAA
- a CDS encoding phage portal protein family protein, with the protein MRAASIGIFSKDDILELLNGNVDQGAFLEFLRYCDECISKVISGQVLASNAVNKGTQALGNVHENTPAIS; encoded by the coding sequence TTGCGCGCGGCCTCCATTGGCATTTTTAGCAAAGATGATATTTTAGAGCTACTAAATGGTAATGTAGATCAAGGCGCGTTTTTAGAATTCTTAAGATATTGTGATGAATGTATTAGTAAGGTTATTAGCGGTCAGGTGCTAGCTAGTAATGCGGTAAATAAAGGCACTCAGGCTTTAGGAAATGTCCATGAAAACACCCCCGCTATCTCTTAG
- the recG gene encoding ATP-dependent DNA helicase RecG, with amino-acid sequence MDLGLGVSLTSFLELLLNPPKSYTPYCVLENLEPGALGCLEVDYINMHKGHVLKINTHVKTTGQVLELVCFNYTPYHTKHFSQKSYFVYGKLSLNPYTQVLQMINPKIITQPNTITLHFDRACQKIASFNQQRQYKTYKDYCLSILTPYNLHKLTALGVSVEMIESLHMLFYPTLEFALDHASKGLHGKYLESLKCIEAMAYILALSGKTFHAPSKFSGHANVQALQEFLDKLPFTLTPDQQKAISSIKQDLQGKVATKRLIMGDVGSGKTMVILASVALASPYKSLLMAPTSILAKQIYTEALKFLPPSIKPLLLLGGWSKKVQKSIDEATFIVGTTTLLYTPLDTSQVALVLSDEQHRFGTKQRHALQTLATHATGKPHYLQFSATPIPRTLAMMGAKFVATSLLRDKPYHKDIKTHIIGKKDFTKLLEHIQEQIVQDRQVAIIYPLVEESQKMNYLSLKEGAPYWQKRFEKVCVVSGKHKDKEEIMETFAKEGQILLATTLIEVGISLPKLSTIIIVGPERLGLATLHQLRGRVARLGGEGYCYLFTHQSNNTRLSDFSQTLDGFEIANLDLKYRHSGDLLHGKEQSGNHFNFLDLSEDQHLITKVSALF; translated from the coding sequence ATGGATTTAGGATTAGGCGTTTCTCTAACCTCTTTTTTAGAATTGCTTTTAAACCCTCCAAAGAGCTACACGCCTTATTGTGTTTTAGAAAATTTAGAACCGGGGGCGCTGGGTTGTTTGGAGGTGGATTATATAAACATGCACAAAGGGCATGTTTTAAAGATCAACACCCATGTTAAAACCACAGGGCAGGTTTTAGAATTGGTTTGTTTTAACTACACCCCCTATCATACCAAACACTTTTCCCAAAAAAGCTATTTTGTCTATGGCAAGTTAAGCCTTAATCCGTATACACAAGTTTTACAGATGATTAACCCTAAAATCATCACACAGCCAAACACCATAACATTGCACTTTGATAGGGCATGCCAAAAAATTGCCTCTTTTAACCAACAACGGCAGTATAAAACTTATAAGGATTATTGTTTAAGTATTCTCACCCCTTACAATTTGCATAAACTCACCGCTTTAGGCGTATCTGTAGAAATGATAGAGAGTTTACACATGCTTTTTTACCCCACTTTAGAATTTGCACTAGATCATGCAAGTAAAGGATTACATGGCAAATATTTAGAGAGTTTAAAATGCATAGAAGCTATGGCTTATATACTAGCCTTAAGCGGGAAAACATTCCATGCCCCCAGTAAGTTTAGCGGGCATGCTAATGTGCAGGCCTTGCAAGAATTTTTAGACAAACTGCCCTTTACCCTCACTCCCGATCAACAAAAGGCCATTTCTAGTATTAAACAAGATTTACAAGGAAAAGTAGCGACAAAACGCCTGATTATGGGAGATGTGGGATCGGGAAAAACGATGGTGATTTTAGCTAGTGTGGCTTTAGCATCGCCTTATAAAAGTTTATTAATGGCCCCTACAAGTATTTTAGCCAAACAGATTTATACAGAAGCTCTTAAATTTCTACCCCCCTCTATTAAGCCTCTCTTGTTACTAGGGGGGTGGTCTAAAAAAGTACAAAAATCTATTGATGAAGCTACCTTCATTGTAGGCACCACCACACTTTTATACACTCCCCTAGACACCTCACAAGTGGCTTTAGTTTTAAGCGATGAACAACACCGCTTTGGCACAAAACAACGCCATGCTTTGCAAACACTTGCCACACATGCAACAGGTAAACCCCATTACCTGCAGTTTTCAGCAACGCCTATTCCTAGAACTTTAGCGATGATGGGGGCTAAGTTTGTTGCAACAAGTTTACTTAGAGATAAACCCTACCACAAGGATATTAAAACACACATCATCGGTAAAAAGGATTTTACAAAACTCTTAGAGCATATCCAAGAACAAATTGTGCAGGATAGACAAGTGGCTATCATTTACCCTCTAGTAGAAGAGAGTCAGAAAATGAATTATCTTTCTTTGAAAGAGGGAGCGCCTTATTGGCAAAAGCGTTTTGAAAAAGTTTGTGTGGTGAGTGGTAAGCATAAGGATAAAGAAGAAATCATGGAAACTTTTGCTAAGGAGGGGCAGATTTTATTAGCCACAACTCTGATTGAGGTGGGGATTAGCTTGCCTAAGCTTTCTACAATCATTATTGTAGGGCCTGAACGGCTAGGTTTAGCAACTCTGCATCAGCTTAGAGGACGGGTTGCACGGCTAGGGGGTGAGGGGTATTGTTATCTTTTCACACACCAAAGTAATAACACGCGTCTATCGGATTTTAGCCAAACTCTTGATGGTTTTGAAATCGCCAATTTAGATTTAAAATACCGCCATTCAGGGGATTTACTACACGGCAAAGAACAAAGCGGGAATCATTTTAATTTTTTAGATTTAAGTGAGGATCAACACCTCATTACAAAAGTAAGTGCCCTGTTTTAG
- a CDS encoding DUF5644 domain-containing protein, with amino-acid sequence MSLLKLQIRAFRFSAKEDYNPAYPLYVVEYQLDWTLRDILAHIPDLSYDQTHLGLRINRVVVFENLSINTLINRFGKEWILEPLATKYVLKDLLMDTEGMLKPYQNFFKSASFLTEAEKSELSRYIHINAITPKSDSDYFGDGFFLYTKWLMNRYPHRTPDLLQNLADKHHGAMHFVSLKHYIFPKNDVIDTEIYSLQQQLLNASNPSANNPWAHLGKINYTFSKPKIPDKQARFLIYNAYNSVFNSAPLLQSSRLLLWHLGVDFLELPCCFDGGYWGRLGDLKQFLTANAYNLSLAYKVGAALLLCDEDAYANACYVKTILDRDEKLREEVQQDLAAYDLEYHPDVQIAYLNYFLNKQAESLEIKHSFQDFYTSLFQDYHLDQPTDCDALFTKLNLRCNSPLFTKESYAHLLDVDMDSALYESARIRYEAIDLGVDFLLTSSVSQFHMLDTLAKKASKIYQRDHDNTSVLFLPQVILLALGQNDPKALGLDTHQNAFTFL; translated from the coding sequence ATGAGTCTTTTAAAATTACAAATCCGGGCTTTTCGCTTTTCTGCTAAAGAAGACTACAATCCGGCTTACCCGCTTTATGTGGTGGAGTATCAACTAGATTGGACTTTAAGAGATATTCTAGCCCATATCCCCGATCTGAGTTATGATCAAACACATTTGGGTTTGCGGATTAACCGGGTTGTTGTGTTTGAAAATCTAAGCATTAATACGCTTATTAATCGTTTTGGTAAGGAATGGATATTAGAGCCCCTAGCTACCAAGTATGTTTTAAAAGATCTATTAATGGATACAGAGGGCATGTTAAAACCCTACCAAAACTTTTTTAAAAGTGCGTCTTTTTTAACAGAGGCAGAGAAAAGCGAACTATCCCGCTATATTCATATCAACGCCATTACGCCCAAAAGCGATTCAGATTACTTTGGAGATGGCTTTTTTCTATACACTAAGTGGCTCATGAATCGTTATCCACACCGCACACCAGACCTATTACAAAACTTGGCAGATAAACACCATGGAGCCATGCATTTTGTGAGTCTCAAACACTATATTTTTCCTAAGAATGATGTCATTGATACAGAAATCTATAGTTTGCAACAACAGTTACTCAACGCCTCTAATCCTTCAGCCAATAACCCTTGGGCTCACTTAGGCAAAATCAACTATACTTTTAGCAAACCTAAAATCCCGGATAAGCAAGCGCGCTTTTTAATTTATAATGCCTATAATTCTGTTTTTAATAGCGCGCCTTTATTGCAAAGTAGCCGTTTGCTTTTGTGGCATTTAGGGGTGGATTTTTTAGAGTTACCTTGTTGTTTTGATGGGGGTTATTGGGGACGCTTGGGGGATTTAAAACAATTTCTAACAGCCAATGCCTACAATTTGAGTTTAGCGTATAAAGTAGGGGCGGCGCTATTGTTATGTGATGAAGATGCCTATGCTAATGCGTGCTATGTTAAAACAATTCTAGATCGTGATGAAAAACTAAGAGAAGAAGTACAGCAAGATTTGGCCGCATACGATTTAGAGTATCACCCAGATGTACAAATTGCCTATCTTAACTACTTTTTAAACAAACAAGCAGAATCTCTAGAAATTAAACATTCCTTCCAAGATTTTTATACAAGTTTGTTTCAAGATTACCACCTAGATCAGCCCACAGATTGCGACGCTTTATTCACTAAACTTAATCTCCGTTGCAATAGCCCGCTTTTTACTAAAGAATCCTATGCGCATTTATTAGATGTTGATATGGATTCTGCCTTATATGAATCAGCGCGTATCCGCTATGAGGCTATTGATCTAGGGGTAGATTTCTTACTAACAAGCTCTGTAAGCCAGTTTCATATGCTAGATACTTTGGCTAAAAAGGCCTCTAAAATTTATCAAAGAGATCATGACAACACTAGCGTGTTATTTCTCCCGCAGGTAATACTGCTAGCCTTAGGCCAAAACGATCCAAAAGCCTTAGGTTTAGACACCCATCAAAATGCTTTTACATTTCTCTAA
- a CDS encoding DUF2726 domain-containing protein: MKKRFIVLPQIPLKTLVYKKSDEDNSDDAWKTYNNLVVDFLFVLKDYKTCRTEPVAVLEYNGGGHYGTDPEQEQKVKENDQIKEIVVRKLGLKFYVLEGKV; the protein is encoded by the coding sequence ATCAAGAAGCGTTTTATTGTGCTCCCACAAATTCCACTTAAAACACTTGTGTATAAAAAAAGCGATGAGGATAATAGCGATGATGCATGGAAAACATATAACAACTTAGTCGTGGATTTTTTGTTTGTTTTGAAGGACTATAAAACATGCAGAACAGAGCCTGTTGCTGTGCTAGAATACAATGGTGGTGGTCATTATGGCACAGACCCAGAGCAAGAACAAAAGGTAAAAGAAAACGATCAGATCAAAGAGATTGTAGTTAGGAAACTAGGGCTTAAGTTTTATGTTTTAGAGGGTAAAGTATAA
- the fliL gene encoding flagellar basal body-associated protein FliL gives MADEVKEAKKSKAFLFVVIGAVLVMLILVGVIAILLLGRNDKKSEGDTGNRMRQIREASKLNDNGGQSDLMVKSSDYLSLGPLYPLSDPFVVNLIAQNGRRYLKTSISLELSDPKLVEEVKVKETAIKDTIIEILSSKSIEEISTLKGKNKLKEEIRSNINSFLIDGFIKNVFFTDFVIQ, from the coding sequence ATGGCTGATGAGGTTAAAGAGGCCAAAAAGAGCAAGGCGTTTTTGTTTGTGGTGATTGGTGCTGTCTTGGTTATGCTAATTTTGGTGGGAGTGATTGCCATTTTGCTACTGGGCAGAAATGATAAAAAATCAGAAGGGGATACGGGAAATAGAATGCGCCAGATCAGAGAGGCTAGTAAATTAAATGACAATGGCGGGCAATCAGATTTGATGGTCAAATCATCGGATTATTTGTCTTTAGGGCCTTTATATCCTTTAAGCGATCCCTTTGTGGTGAATTTAATTGCCCAAAATGGACGCCGTTATCTTAAAACAAGCATTAGTTTAGAGTTAAGCGATCCTAAACTAGTAGAGGAGGTTAAAGTTAAAGAAACAGCGATTAAAGATACCATTATTGAAATTCTTTCCTCTAAATCTATTGAGGAGATCAGCACACTTAAAGGCAAAAACAAGCTTAAAGAGGAAATCCGCAGTAATATCAATAGCTTTTTAATTGATGGCTTTATTAAGAATGTTTTCTTTACCGATTTTGTGATTCAATGA
- the acpS gene encoding holo-ACP synthase, whose translation MIGVDIVCIARITDNISRHKHRFLNKFLSTYEQTLFIKPHSVAGAWAAKEACSKALGVGICAQLICHNMCLSKNTLGAPMLKITPEKQILFKIQNLHVSFSHDQGFAIAVH comes from the coding sequence ATGATTGGGGTTGATATTGTTTGTATAGCGCGCATCACAGACAATATATCCCGCCACAAACACCGCTTTTTAAATAAATTTCTTTCTACCTACGAGCAAACTTTATTTATAAAACCCCATAGCGTTGCTGGGGCTTGGGCGGCTAAAGAAGCTTGCTCTAAGGCTTTGGGTGTGGGGATTTGTGCGCAGTTGATTTGTCATAATATGTGCTTGTCTAAAAATACATTAGGCGCGCCTATGTTAAAAATCACCCCCGAAAAACAAATCCTCTTTAAAATCCAAAATTTACATGTAAGTTTTAGCCACGATCAAGGTTTTGCAATCGCCGTTCACTAG
- a CDS encoding outer membrane protein has protein sequence MQKLICVVGVFLALLSPIKAAKSRTFLLSEYLLGQMHYDTIQNGQTKTNYRTIEGATIMYGYEYNPLNRWFYTRYYGFLDYGYVILDKKDNIETNMFTYGAGADVVIEYNKNPLNVWGLFYGMMVAGNTWTTSKFSRDFFVENYRSFTSFTFKRTYFRVLGEVGIRFQTVILYHDVSIEVGFKFPFDTELGSKFVRDYSMFVSHTWYF, from the coding sequence ATGCAAAAACTAATATGCGTGGTGGGGGTATTTTTGGCTTTGTTGTCCCCAATCAAAGCGGCTAAGAGTCGTACTTTTCTACTTAGCGAATATCTTTTGGGACAAATGCACTATGATACGATTCAAAATGGCCAGACCAAGACAAACTACCGCACCATTGAGGGTGCAACTATTATGTATGGCTATGAATACAACCCGCTTAATCGCTGGTTTTACACCCGTTACTATGGCTTTCTAGATTATGGGTATGTGATTTTAGATAAAAAAGACAATATTGAAACCAATATGTTTACTTATGGAGCGGGTGCAGATGTGGTCATTGAATATAATAAAAACCCTTTAAATGTCTGGGGTCTTTTTTATGGCATGATGGTAGCGGGTAACACTTGGACAACTTCTAAGTTTTCACGGGATTTTTTTGTGGAAAATTACAGATCCTTTACCAGCTTTACTTTCAAGAGAACTTATTTTAGGGTTTTAGGGGAAGTAGGCATCCGTTTTCAGACGGTAATTCTTTACCACGATGTGTCTATAGAGGTGGGGTTTAAATTTCCTTTTGATACGGAATTGGGATCTAAATTTGTGCGTGATTACAGCATGTTTGTATCCCATACTTGGTATTTTTAA
- the rsmD gene encoding 16S rRNA (guanine(966)-N(2))-methyltransferase RsmD, with translation MPPPLLKVLGGVCKGLSLHLPPKQITRPTKAIVRESFFNVLQTSIIHSVFIEAFAGSASMGLEALSRGAFQAYFFEQNPHVFLVLEQNIQAFKNRFKEAQIQAICGDVFKLLPSCLETLESEGLVILYMDPPFMEGIYTRCLHFLESLMIPPPLLEHGFLVVFEHESLQSMPRNIAGFSIIKQRKFGKTSLSYYFLSKE, from the coding sequence ATGCCACCCCCACTTTTAAAAGTCTTAGGGGGGGTGTGCAAAGGTCTTTCTTTACATTTACCCCCCAAACAGATCACCCGTCCCACTAAGGCTATCGTTAGAGAATCCTTTTTTAATGTGTTGCAAACCTCTATTATTCATAGCGTATTTATTGAGGCTTTTGCTGGTAGCGCTAGCATGGGTTTAGAAGCCCTAAGTCGGGGCGCTTTTCAGGCTTACTTTTTTGAGCAAAACCCCCATGTTTTTTTAGTATTAGAGCAAAATATCCAAGCTTTCAAAAATAGATTTAAAGAGGCGCAGATTCAAGCTATTTGTGGAGATGTGTTTAAATTACTCCCTTCTTGTTTAGAAACATTAGAATCTGAAGGGCTAGTGATTTTATACATGGATCCGCCCTTTATGGAAGGGATTTATACGCGTTGTTTGCATTTTTTAGAGAGTTTAATGATTCCACCGCCTCTTTTAGAGCATGGATTTTTGGTTGTATTTGAACATGAAAGCTTGCAGAGCATGCCAAGAAATATAGCCGGCTTTAGTATAATCAAACAAAGAAAGTTTGGTAAAACAAGCTTGAGTTATTATTTTTTATCAAAGGAATAA
- a CDS encoding TerB family tellurite resistance protein, which produces MLEVVLILGVAVVLIYLYYTLQEYLKNPLKDPPEFNKPKEALEVYVLPNPLETLKASEAGVLASLMGSFTKHLEPTPLSQALLEVFLQDLSQIENKDLESLQEIYHSPPPPLDQICTQLLECGHGEYKKRLKWVEFLFVLAYSDGNLGTQEKEALLDVGAFLNLENVDFNNLYDGFANLKLEPLHLEPTQVSTILHGEKIDFKGFKALVQECYINVLEPKNWNKSYLPDTMKNLWQLEQA; this is translated from the coding sequence ATGTTAGAAGTGGTTTTGATTTTAGGGGTGGCTGTAGTGCTCATTTATCTTTATTATACTTTGCAAGAATATTTAAAAAATCCTCTAAAAGACCCACCTGAATTTAATAAGCCAAAAGAAGCGCTAGAAGTTTATGTACTGCCCAACCCTTTAGAAACTTTAAAGGCAAGTGAGGCGGGGGTCTTAGCTAGTCTTATGGGTAGTTTTACTAAACATCTTGAACCCACACCTCTTAGCCAAGCGCTTTTGGAGGTGTTTTTACAGGACTTAAGCCAAATAGAAAATAAAGATTTAGAATCCTTACAAGAAATTTATCATAGCCCCCCTCCACCTCTAGATCAGATTTGCACACAACTTTTAGAATGCGGGCATGGGGAGTATAAAAAACGCTTAAAATGGGTGGAATTTCTCTTTGTTTTGGCTTATAGTGATGGCAATTTGGGTACACAAGAAAAAGAAGCGCTACTAGATGTGGGGGCATTTTTAAACTTAGAAAATGTGGATTTTAATAACCTCTATGATGGTTTTGCAAACTTAAAATTAGAACCACTACACTTAGAGCCAACCCAAGTAAGTACGATTTTACACGGAGAAAAAATAGATTTTAAAGGGTTTAAAGCACTGGTACAGGAGTGCTATATCAATGTATTAGAACCTAAGAATTGGAATAAAAGCTATTTACCAGACACTATGAAAAATCTATGGCAATTAGAACAGGCCTGA